A genomic stretch from Telopea speciosissima isolate NSW1024214 ecotype Mountain lineage chromosome 7, Tspe_v1, whole genome shotgun sequence includes:
- the LOC122669094 gene encoding putative 12-oxophytodienoate reductase 11 isoform X12 yields MAGGEVTPIPLLTPYEMGKFQLSHRVVLSPMTRVRSFNNLPQPHAILYYSQRTTKGGLLISEATGVSDTCQGVPNIPGIWTKEQLEAWKPIVDAVHAKGGVFFCQIWHVGRASNSDFLPNGQTPISSTDKALTGAEFTPPRRLRTDEIPQIVNDFRVAARNAIEAGFDGVEIHAAHGYLLEQFMKDQVNDRTDEYGGTMQNRCRFTLEIVEAVVNEIDADKVGIRLSPFANYNEAGDSNPEALGLYMVQSLNKYRILYCHMVEPRMENAWEKSETPHSLLPMKKAFNGTFMIAGGYGRDDGNNAVSNNCTDLVAYGRVFLANPDLTKRFELDAPLNEYNRETFYTFDPVVGYTDYPFLESTV; encoded by the exons ATGGCTGGTGGTGAAGTCACTCCCATACCTCTCCTCACTCCATACGAGATGGGAAAGTTCCAACTTTCTCATAG AGTAGTTTTATCACCAATGACTAGAGTGAGGTCATTCAACAACCTTCCTCAACCACATGCTATCTTATATTACTCTCAAAGAACCACCAAAGGGGGATTGCTCATAAGTGAAGCCACAGGTGTTTCTGACACTTGTCAAGG GGTTCCAAATATTCCCGGTATTTGGACAAAAGAGCAGTTAGAAGCCTGGAAACCTATAGTGGATGCTGTTCATGCAAAGGGTGGTGTCTTCTTTTGCCAGATTTGGCATGTGGGAAGGGCGTCTAACTCTG ATTTTCTACCGAATGGGCAAACTCCGATCTCATCCACAGACAAAGCACTGACAGGAGCCGAATTCACACCTCCACGACGGTTAAGGACCGATGAAATCCCTCAAATTGTCAATGATTTCAGAGTTGCAGCTAGAAATGCTATAGAAGCTG GATTTGATGGAGTTGAGATCCATGCGGCTCATGGCTACCTACTTGAGCAGTTCATGAAAGACCAAGTTAATGACCGAACAGATGAATATGGTGGGACCATGCAAAATCGTTGTCGATTCACTCTTGAAATAGTTGAGGCCGTTGTCAATGAGATTGATGCTGATAAAGTTGGGATTCGGCTCTCACCTTTTGCCAATTATAATGAGGCTGGAGACTCAAACCCAGAAGCTCTAGGCCTTTACATGGTTCAATCCCTCAACAAATATAGGATTCTCTATTGTCACATGGTTGAGCCAAGGATGGAAAATGCTTGGGAGAAGAGTGAAACTCCCCACAGTCTTCTACCCATGAAAAAAGCTTTCAATGGCACCTTTATGATTGCTGGAGGATATGGTAGGGATGATGGGAACAATGCTGTTTCTAATAATTGTACGGATCTTGTTGCATATGGTCGAGTGTTCTTGGCTAATCCAGATTTGACAAAGAGATTTGAGCTTGATGCTCCCCTTAACGAGTACAATAGAGAGACCTTTTACACATTCGATCCTGTTGTTGGTTACACAGACTATCCATTTCTTGAATCTACAGTTTGA
- the LOC122669094 gene encoding putative 12-oxophytodienoate reductase 11 isoform X11: MAGGEVTPIPLLTPYEMGKFQLSHRVVLSPMTRVRSFNNLPQPHAILYYSQRTTKGGLLISEATGVSDTCQGVPNIPGIWTKEQLEAWKPIVDAVHAKGGVFFCQIWHVGRASNSDFLPNGQTPISSTDKALTGAEFTPPRRLRTDEIPQIVNDFRVAARNAIEAGFDGVEIHGANGYLLEQFMKDQVNDRTDEYGGTLQNRCRFPLEVVEAVVKEIGADKVGIRLSPFSEYLESGDSNPEALGLYMAESLNKYRILYCHMVEPRMKMGLEKCETPHSLLPMRKAFNGTFIAAGGYDREEGNKAVATNYADLVAYGRMFLANPDLPKRFGLNALLNKHNRETMYIPDPDIGYTDYPFLESAA, translated from the exons ATGGCTGGTGGTGAAGTCACTCCCATACCTCTCCTCACTCCATACGAGATGGGAAAGTTCCAACTTTCTCATAG AGTAGTTTTATCACCAATGACTAGAGTGAGGTCATTCAACAACCTTCCTCAACCACATGCTATCTTATATTACTCTCAAAGAACCACCAAAGGGGGATTGCTCATAAGTGAAGCCACAGGTGTTTCTGACACTTGTCAAGG GGTTCCAAATATTCCCGGTATTTGGACAAAAGAGCAGTTAGAAGCCTGGAAACCTATAGTGGATGCTGTTCATGCAAAGGGTGGTGTCTTCTTTTGCCAGATTTGGCATGTGGGAAGGGCGTCTAACTCTG ATTTTCTACCGAATGGGCAAACTCCGATCTCATCCACAGACAAAGCACTGACAGGAGCCGAATTCACACCTCCACGACGGTTAAGGACCGATGAAATCCCTCAAATTGTCAATGATTTCAGAGTTGCAGCTAGAAATGCTATAGAAGCTG GTTTTGATGGAGTTGAGATCCATGGGGCTAATGGCTACCTACTTGAGCAGTTCATGAAAGACCAAGTTAATGATCGAACAGATGAATATGGTGGGACCTTACAAAATCGTTGCCGCTTCCCTTTAGAAGTTGTTGAGGCTGTTGTCAAAGAGATTGGAGCTGATAAAGTGGGTATTAGGCTCTCACCTTTTTCTGAATATTTGGAATCTGGAGACTCAAACCCAGAAGCACTTGGCCTTTACATGGCTGAATCCCTTAACAAATACAGGATTCTCTACTGCCATATGGTTGAGccaaggatgaagatgggtTTGGAGAAGTGTGAAACTCCCCATAGTCTTCTACCCATGAGAAAGGCTTTTAATGGCACTTTTATCGCAGCTGGGGGCTATGACAGGGAAGAGGGGAACAAAGCAGTTGCTACTAATTATGCAGATCTTGTGGCTTATGGACGTATGTTCTTGGCTAATCCAGATTTGCCCAAGAGATTTGGGCTTAATGCTCTTCTTAACAAGCACAATAGAGAGACAATGTACATACCTGATCCTGATATCGGTTACACTGACTACCCTTTTCTTGAATCTGCAGCTTAA